A genomic window from Streptomyces sp. HUAS YS2 includes:
- a CDS encoding VOC family protein produces MTLQRMDNVGIVVEDLDAAVAFFTELGMEVEGRAQIEGLFADQAVGLDGVRSDMAMMRTPDGHSKLELAQYHRPAAIGDASHHPAPNTLGLHRVMFAVDDIDDTIARLRAHGAELLGEVAQYKDIYRLCYLRGPSGIILALAEQIG; encoded by the coding sequence ATGACGCTTCAGAGGATGGACAACGTGGGCATCGTTGTCGAAGACCTGGACGCCGCCGTCGCCTTCTTCACCGAACTTGGCATGGAGGTCGAAGGCAGGGCGCAGATCGAGGGCCTCTTCGCGGACCAGGCCGTCGGGCTCGACGGAGTTCGCAGTGACATGGCGATGATGCGGACTCCGGACGGCCACAGCAAGCTGGAGCTCGCGCAGTACCACCGTCCCGCGGCGATCGGTGACGCTTCGCACCACCCGGCGCCGAACACGCTGGGCCTGCACCGGGTCATGTTCGCCGTCGACGACATCGACGACACCATCGCCCGCCTGCGCGCTCATGGCGCCGAACTGCTCGGCGAGGTAGCGCAGTACAAGGACATCTACCGCCTCTGTTACCTCCGCGGCCCTTCAGGCATCATCCTGGCCCTGGCCGAACAGATCGGCTAG
- a CDS encoding aminotransferase class V-fold PLP-dependent enzyme — protein sequence MSSAPHPLLLPDGEPAGRAWTLDPATRHLNHGSFGGVPRIAQQEQQRLRAEMERAPVVWFPALPRRVAAARREVAEFLRVEARDLALVPNASAGASVVYHSLPARPGGEILVTDHGYGAVTMGAERLARRWGGSVRTARVPLDASAELATAAVLAEITDRTALIVLDHITSATARWMPVEQIGTAARAAGIPLLIDGAHVPGLAEDPLAGLEFDVWVGNLHKFGCAPRGACALVVRSDRRDLLYPLIDSWGAEAPFPERFDTQGTIDVTGYLAAPTSLDFIEDTWGWKTARSYMGELADYAEQIISAAFTELTGECSTVDVGMPVNALRLVRLPDGLATTRLDADALRDRVAAELGVEAAFTSLGGIGYFRLSTHVYNTAADYEYFAERCVPTLTDWARETRRPA from the coding sequence ATGAGTTCCGCGCCCCACCCCCTGCTGCTGCCCGACGGCGAGCCCGCCGGCCGGGCCTGGACCCTCGATCCGGCGACGAGGCACCTCAACCACGGTTCCTTCGGCGGGGTCCCACGGATCGCCCAGCAGGAGCAGCAGCGGCTGCGCGCGGAGATGGAGCGCGCGCCGGTGGTGTGGTTCCCGGCCTTGCCACGCCGGGTCGCGGCGGCCAGGAGGGAAGTCGCGGAGTTCCTGCGGGTCGAGGCGCGCGACCTCGCCCTCGTCCCCAACGCCAGCGCCGGGGCCAGCGTCGTCTACCACAGCCTGCCGGCCCGGCCGGGCGGCGAGATCCTCGTCACCGACCACGGCTACGGCGCCGTCACCATGGGCGCCGAGCGGCTGGCCCGGCGCTGGGGCGGCAGTGTCCGCACGGCGCGGGTTCCGCTCGACGCCTCCGCCGAGCTGGCCACCGCGGCAGTCCTCGCCGAGATCACGGACCGGACAGCACTCATCGTCCTCGACCACATCACGTCGGCAACTGCCCGCTGGATGCCCGTGGAGCAGATAGGCACCGCTGCCCGGGCGGCCGGCATCCCGCTGCTGATCGACGGCGCGCACGTCCCGGGCCTGGCCGAGGACCCGCTGGCCGGCCTGGAGTTCGACGTGTGGGTCGGAAACCTGCACAAGTTCGGCTGCGCGCCGCGCGGCGCCTGCGCCCTCGTGGTGCGCAGCGACAGGCGCGACCTCCTCTACCCGTTGATCGACTCGTGGGGCGCCGAGGCACCCTTCCCCGAGCGCTTCGACACCCAGGGGACCATCGACGTCACCGGCTACCTGGCGGCGCCGACCTCACTGGACTTCATCGAGGACACCTGGGGCTGGAAGACCGCCCGCAGCTACATGGGTGAACTGGCCGACTACGCCGAGCAGATCATCAGCGCGGCCTTCACCGAGCTGACAGGCGAATGCTCCACCGTCGACGTCGGCATGCCCGTGAACGCGTTGCGCCTGGTCCGGCTCCCCGACGGCCTGGCGACCACCCGCCTGGACGCCGACGCCCTGCGCGACCGCGTGGCTGCCGAACTCGGCGTCGAGGCTGCCTTCACCAGCCTCGGCGGCATCGGGTACTTCAGGCTCTCCACCCACGTGTACAACACCGCCGCCGACTACGAGTACTTCGCCGAACGGTGCGTCCCCACGCTGACCGACTGGGCCCGCGAGACCCGCCGCCCGGCCTGA
- a CDS encoding ArsR/SmtB family transcription factor, with translation MSVMVDDDLWSAVGDPTRRRMLDLLLSEGSGTATSLSEQLPVSRQAVAKHLVVLDRVGLVRATTAGREKRFHVDQAQLARAVAQLADVGSAWDSRLQRIKRIAETIQRGKDTNNETEKAQ, from the coding sequence ATGAGCGTGATGGTGGACGACGACCTCTGGTCGGCGGTCGGTGACCCGACCCGGCGCCGGATGCTCGACCTGCTGCTGAGCGAAGGCAGTGGGACGGCGACCAGCCTGAGCGAGCAGCTGCCGGTGTCCCGTCAGGCCGTGGCGAAGCACCTCGTCGTCCTCGACCGGGTCGGCCTCGTCCGCGCGACCACAGCCGGCCGCGAGAAGCGCTTCCACGTGGATCAGGCCCAGCTCGCGCGCGCCGTCGCCCAGCTCGCCGACGTCGGCAGCGCCTGGGACTCCCGTCTCCAGCGCATCAAGCGCATCGCCGAGACGATCCAGCGCGGCAAGGACACGAACAACGAGACCGAGAAGGCGCAGTAG
- a CDS encoding winged helix-turn-helix domain-containing protein, producing MIRLHFTAADLRQITLAPAANALSETALSLRLGLRHAHNGRGTGRLHPAVEQWRRSHSVGATAQAGVLAELVTGQGFVPDFFLQPAVHDFHAALDLAASTPTAQLATDLGIPDASGWNGALAAPGKWAHELAQGSPAARRTLASDTRRYFDASIAPLWPRIRSDALTDRALRAEMLLRGGVDALLTTLGTTWRWEPPTLHLPSPSTYDIPLCGRGLLLVPSWFATGPLVMYRPETATVLVYPMCRRERADSRPEALGALLGRTRAKVLALLRTPATTTALAERAGVSLAAASQHAGVLRDAGLIDTVRTGTAVLHSLTPLGHSLLAGT from the coding sequence GTGATCCGCCTACACTTCACCGCCGCCGACCTGCGACAGATCACCCTCGCTCCGGCGGCCAATGCGCTCTCGGAGACCGCGCTGAGCCTGCGCCTGGGCCTGCGCCACGCACACAACGGCCGCGGCACCGGCAGGCTGCACCCGGCCGTGGAGCAGTGGCGCCGCTCCCACAGTGTGGGCGCGACCGCGCAGGCGGGCGTCCTGGCCGAACTGGTCACCGGGCAGGGTTTTGTGCCGGACTTCTTCCTGCAGCCGGCGGTGCACGACTTCCACGCCGCGCTCGACCTAGCCGCCTCGACTCCCACGGCGCAGTTGGCGACCGATCTCGGGATCCCGGACGCCTCGGGCTGGAACGGCGCCCTGGCCGCGCCCGGCAAATGGGCGCACGAGCTCGCCCAGGGCTCACCGGCCGCGCGGCGGACCCTGGCGAGCGACACTCGGCGCTACTTCGACGCGTCGATCGCTCCGCTGTGGCCGAGGATCCGCAGCGACGCGCTGACCGATCGCGCGCTACGGGCCGAGATGCTGCTGCGCGGGGGTGTCGACGCCCTTCTGACCACCCTGGGCACCACCTGGCGATGGGAGCCGCCCACCCTGCACCTTCCCTCACCCTCCACATACGACATTCCGCTGTGCGGCCGTGGACTGCTCCTGGTGCCCTCGTGGTTCGCCACCGGCCCCTTGGTGATGTACCGCCCTGAGACCGCGACCGTCCTCGTCTACCCCATGTGCCGCCGCGAACGGGCGGACAGCAGGCCGGAAGCACTGGGGGCGCTGCTGGGCCGCACCCGGGCGAAAGTCCTCGCACTGCTGCGCACGCCGGCCACGACCACGGCCCTGGCCGAACGTGCCGGCGTCTCCCTCGCCGCGGCCAGCCAGCACGCGGGCGTTCTGCGCGACGCGGGCCTGATCGACACGGTCCGCACCGGTACCGCCGTGCTCCACAGCCTCACGCCGCTGGGACACTCCCTGCTGGCCGGGACCTGA
- a CDS encoding cold-shock protein → MASGTVKWFNSEKGFGFIAQDGGGPDVFAHYSNISGNGYRELTEGETVTFDITQGQKGPQAENIIRG, encoded by the coding sequence ATGGCCAGCGGCACCGTGAAATGGTTCAACTCCGAGAAGGGCTTCGGCTTCATCGCCCAGGACGGAGGGGGACCGGATGTCTTCGCTCACTACTCCAACATCTCCGGCAACGGGTACCGCGAACTGACCGAGGGCGAGACGGTGACGTTCGACATCACCCAGGGCCAGAAGGGCCCACAGGCCGAGAACATCATCCGCGGCTGA
- the fxsT gene encoding FxSxx-COOH system tetratricopeptide repeat protein — MWRTLVSAVAGLLVLFVGSLAFNAASGQSRWPGPLDHVRVHPWVVLLILVPLALIGLWQTPRRTQAPPTPFAYRLPPRNTHFTGRDATLRELRQRLTSMNDVAMLAVHGLGGVGKTQLAVEYAYRHLSKYRFVAFVDAEHPDLVAPQFVALAGELGLTDVNSDQAIPRVYGKLLDRRPWLIIFDNGEKPGTLTHALPSGGLAGSGHVIVTTRVSGWSSRADVIDLDVFTRRESVELLVRRIPGMTAPVADRISEQLGDLPLALEQAAGYMGYNQTAPEEYLSLLTSRLEDMIGQGELADRPAVVVATLWQLSVRRLETEQPQAVRLLELCALLAPEPIPLDLFTGSPDLLNVPAGDPLAWNTTVGALAGLGLARRGDASLMLHRLVQAAIRAATPDPVLNEARVLLCRALLAAVPQDIHAEPDARPRWQKLLPHVIALTKDDPPAECAAETAVLLRRASEFLIQIGDYSVALPLCERALAIDESLGGRNAEVGFDLITLAQIHRDLGAPERARPLAERALRLHDSCLPANSPAIATDLATLARILCNLDEHSAAQPLAERALRIDEAAYGPNDPYVSFDLVALANVHVDLGDYATAVPLISRALRIREASYAPDHLYIGYVLLFQARVLHQLNDPTAPDLARRGARILDTRLGKTHPKTEEAFALVNRLR, encoded by the coding sequence ATGTGGCGCACGCTGGTCAGCGCTGTGGCCGGTTTGCTCGTGCTGTTCGTCGGGAGCCTCGCCTTCAACGCGGCTTCCGGTCAAAGCCGTTGGCCAGGGCCGCTCGACCATGTGCGTGTCCACCCGTGGGTGGTGCTCCTCATCCTCGTACCCTTGGCCCTGATCGGGCTGTGGCAGACTCCCCGCCGTACGCAGGCCCCGCCCACGCCTTTCGCGTACCGACTGCCGCCGCGCAACACCCACTTCACCGGCCGTGACGCCACGCTCCGGGAGTTGCGGCAACGTCTCACCTCGATGAACGACGTCGCGATGCTGGCCGTGCACGGGCTGGGTGGCGTGGGCAAGACCCAGCTCGCGGTCGAGTACGCGTACCGCCACCTGTCGAAGTATCGGTTTGTCGCGTTCGTGGACGCCGAGCATCCCGATCTGGTGGCACCGCAGTTCGTGGCGCTCGCCGGCGAACTGGGACTGACGGACGTGAACTCCGACCAGGCCATTCCCAGGGTGTACGGCAAGCTGCTGGACCGCAGGCCCTGGCTGATCATCTTCGACAACGGGGAGAAGCCCGGCACGCTCACGCACGCGCTGCCGTCGGGCGGCCTGGCGGGCAGCGGCCATGTCATCGTCACGACCCGAGTCAGCGGCTGGTCGAGCAGAGCCGACGTCATCGACCTGGATGTGTTCACCAGGCGGGAATCGGTCGAGCTGCTGGTCCGGCGTATTCCTGGCATGACCGCGCCCGTGGCGGACAGGATCTCCGAGCAACTCGGGGATCTACCACTGGCATTGGAGCAGGCAGCCGGGTACATGGGCTACAACCAAACGGCGCCCGAGGAGTACCTCTCCCTGCTCACGTCCCGGCTGGAGGACATGATCGGGCAGGGCGAGCTCGCCGACCGGCCGGCGGTGGTGGTCGCGACCTTGTGGCAGCTCAGCGTGCGGAGGCTGGAGACGGAACAACCCCAGGCCGTACGGCTGCTGGAGCTTTGTGCCCTGCTGGCGCCGGAGCCGATCCCGCTGGACCTGTTCACCGGCAGCCCCGACCTGCTGAACGTACCCGCAGGCGACCCGCTGGCATGGAACACGACGGTCGGCGCCCTGGCCGGTCTCGGTCTCGCGCGGCGCGGGGACGCCTCCCTGATGCTGCACCGGTTGGTTCAGGCGGCGATCCGGGCCGCGACGCCGGACCCCGTGCTCAACGAAGCTCGGGTCCTGCTCTGTCGTGCGTTGCTCGCGGCCGTGCCGCAGGACATCCACGCAGAACCCGATGCGCGGCCGCGCTGGCAGAAGCTGCTGCCGCACGTCATCGCGCTGACCAAGGACGACCCACCGGCGGAATGCGCCGCTGAAACTGCGGTGCTGCTGAGGCGGGCGTCGGAGTTCCTCATCCAGATCGGGGACTACTCGGTCGCGCTGCCCCTGTGCGAACGTGCCCTCGCGATCGACGAGTCGCTCGGCGGCCGGAATGCGGAGGTCGGCTTCGACCTGATCACTCTGGCGCAGATCCACCGGGACCTCGGAGCGCCGGAGAGAGCGCGTCCGTTGGCCGAACGCGCACTGCGCCTCCACGATTCCTGCCTGCCGGCGAACAGTCCCGCCATCGCCACGGATCTGGCCACGCTGGCGCGGATATTGTGCAACCTCGACGAGCACAGTGCGGCGCAGCCGCTGGCCGAGCGGGCACTGCGGATCGACGAGGCGGCGTACGGGCCGAACGACCCGTACGTGAGCTTCGACCTGGTGGCGCTGGCGAACGTCCACGTCGACCTCGGCGACTACGCCACGGCAGTGCCGCTGATCTCGCGGGCGCTGCGGATCCGCGAGGCCAGCTACGCGCCGGACCACTTGTACATCGGGTACGTCCTGCTGTTCCAGGCCCGGGTCCTGCACCAGCTGAACGACCCGACGGCACCGGACCTCGCACGCCGGGGCGCCCGGATCCTGGACACCCGACTGGGCAAGACCCACCCCAAGACCGAGGAAGCATTCGCCCTGGTCAACCGCCTACGTTGA
- a CDS encoding DUF6336 family protein, whose translation MPHRRRRWHSPCGRRLPRRHHRALVCRTDAVRVPARPTELIRRCAAALGVTAGPALTAAAAINLVRLGVLGLFLFRGPYLLYGLVDAAGFGSWLYGSRCEPRSGRIAR comes from the coding sequence GTGCCGCACCGCAGGCGTCGATGGCACAGCCCTTGCGGTCGGCGCCTTCCACGACGACATCACCGCGCCCTGGTCTGCCGGACGGACGCGGTCCGGGTTCCCGCTCGACCGACCGAGCTCATCCGCCGCTGTGCCGCAGCCCTCGGCGTGACGGCCGGCCCGGCCCTCACCGCGGCCGCCGCCATCAACCTGGTCCGGCTCGGGGTGCTCGGTCTCTTCCTGTTCCGGGGCCCGTACCTGCTGTACGGACTGGTGGACGCGGCCGGCTTCGGCAGCTGGCTGTACGGAAGTCGATGCGAACCGCGCAGCGGGCGCATAGCCCGTTGA
- a CDS encoding SRPBCC domain-containing protein, which produces MSDILHRIGVEHSSPEQVYDALTTLDGLSGWWTEKTSGQTDLGGVIEFRFGPGGFDMKVTELDPGRLVRWDVVDGPPEWVGTSVQWDLRQDGDYTIVLFRHEGWRDPAEFMYHCSTKWGTFLMSLKQLLETGEGAPAPRDVKISDWH; this is translated from the coding sequence ATGTCAGACATCCTTCACCGCATCGGCGTCGAGCACTCCTCTCCGGAGCAGGTGTACGACGCGCTCACCACCCTGGACGGCCTGTCCGGCTGGTGGACGGAGAAGACGTCGGGGCAGACCGACCTCGGCGGCGTGATCGAGTTCCGGTTCGGTCCGGGCGGGTTCGACATGAAGGTCACCGAACTCGATCCGGGCCGGCTCGTGCGCTGGGACGTCGTGGACGGACCGCCGGAGTGGGTCGGCACGAGCGTGCAGTGGGACCTGCGTCAGGACGGCGACTACACCATCGTGCTGTTCAGGCACGAGGGCTGGCGTGATCCGGCCGAGTTCATGTACCACTGCAGCACCAAGTGGGGCACTTTCCTGATGAGCCTCAAGCAGCTCCTCGAGACCGGGGAAGGCGCCCCCGCCCCGCGCGACGTGAAGATCAGCGACTGGCACTGA
- a CDS encoding arginase family protein, with translation MRNIVVIDAPSNLGLRPPAPGTVPGCYKLAGALRENRIVQRLGAQDGGVVVPPRYDRGDWQEGDGVFNAAALAAYTPKLADRIQHHVQAGDFALVLGGDCSIQLGAALALRRLGRYGLAAIDASHDFRHPGNSDRVGAAGGEELALATGRGQDDLTDLEGRRPYLRDEDVRLFGIRDEFEEDVAELRELKVPVVTVSELRERGPADVAADVAQSLENDALDGFWVHLDADVLDPTVMPAVDSPDPGGLLPDEVTALLRPLIRSPRCVGLNITIYDPDLDADGSAGRLLTDLVVAAFTAS, from the coding sequence ATGCGGAACATCGTGGTCATCGACGCCCCGTCCAATCTCGGTCTGCGCCCGCCGGCGCCCGGCACGGTCCCCGGGTGCTACAAGCTCGCCGGAGCGCTGCGCGAGAACCGGATCGTGCAGCGGTTGGGCGCGCAAGACGGCGGGGTCGTCGTGCCTCCCCGATACGACCGGGGCGACTGGCAGGAAGGCGACGGCGTCTTCAACGCGGCGGCGCTCGCCGCGTACACGCCGAAGCTCGCGGACCGGATCCAACACCACGTCCAGGCAGGCGACTTCGCGCTTGTGCTGGGTGGCGACTGCTCCATTCAGCTCGGGGCTGCGCTCGCACTGCGCCGGCTCGGGCGGTACGGTCTCGCGGCGATCGACGCCTCGCACGACTTCCGCCACCCGGGCAACTCCGACCGGGTCGGCGCGGCCGGTGGCGAGGAGTTGGCCCTGGCGACCGGTCGGGGCCAGGACGACCTCACGGACCTCGAAGGCCGGCGGCCGTATCTGCGCGACGAGGACGTACGGCTCTTCGGCATCCGCGACGAGTTCGAGGAGGATGTCGCCGAGCTGCGGGAGCTGAAGGTACCGGTCGTCACGGTATCTGAATTGCGCGAGCGAGGCCCTGCGGACGTCGCCGCGGACGTCGCGCAGAGCCTGGAGAACGACGCGCTCGACGGCTTCTGGGTCCACCTCGACGCCGACGTCCTCGACCCCACGGTCATGCCGGCCGTTGACAGCCCCGACCCCGGCGGCCTGCTGCCCGACGAGGTGACCGCGCTTCTGCGGCCGTTGATCCGCTCCCCGCGCTGCGTGGGCCTCAACATCACCATCTACGACCCCGACCTCGACGCGGACGGCTCCGCAGGCCGCCTCCTGACGGATCTCGTGGTGGCGGCGTTCACGGCGTCCTGA
- a CDS encoding SRPBCC domain-containing protein produces the protein MEFGTIEREIRIDASPEVVFDVVSSPEHLREWWPDEAEFPAVPGGAGRIGFGDCSQGGTWVQFTVVDAVPPRLFSFRWTHEEGESAAPGNSNLVVFEIEPSGAGTILRMTESGFRERGWDEAKVAAKYAEHSTGWDFYLPRLPVYAAKVGAGG, from the coding sequence ATGGAATTCGGAACGATCGAGCGGGAGATCCGTATCGACGCCTCACCGGAGGTGGTCTTCGACGTGGTGAGCAGTCCCGAGCACCTGCGCGAGTGGTGGCCGGATGAGGCGGAGTTCCCGGCCGTTCCCGGGGGAGCGGGGCGGATCGGCTTCGGGGACTGCTCACAGGGCGGCACCTGGGTGCAGTTCACCGTCGTCGACGCCGTGCCGCCGAGGCTCTTCTCCTTCCGGTGGACCCACGAGGAGGGGGAGTCGGCCGCCCCGGGCAACTCCAACCTGGTCGTCTTCGAGATCGAGCCCTCCGGGGCGGGCACGATCCTGCGGATGACCGAGAGCGGCTTTCGTGAGCGCGGCTGGGACGAGGCGAAGGTGGCTGCCAAGTACGCCGAGCACAGCACCGGCTGGGACTTCTACCTGCCGCGGCTGCCGGTGTACGCCGCGAAGGTCGGAGCGGGTGGATGA
- a CDS encoding S1 family peptidase, whose product MSHRRIPKRKAVLAGAGAVGIAAAAILLPQANASQDGAGEQAGSPRKMSAASAAGLVQRLGKQLGDSYGGAYYDADKQQLVVNVVGDDNKADADVERAGAVARSVQNNLSALASAMNSLRGKASVPGTAWAVDPRTNQILVTADRTVTGERWDTVDNAVRALGDGVARIQKSKGEFKPFIEGGDAIFGGGSRCSLGFNVTTQDGRPGFLTAGHCGVAFEQWSEQQNGQPIATVQEAVFPGAGDFALATYNDPNAQAPSAVDVGDGQTVEIKQAADAAVGLQVFRMGSTTGLRDGQVTGLNATVNYPEGTVSGLIQTDVCAEPGDSGGALFTRDGSAIGLTSGGSGDCTSGGETFFQPVTTALDAVGAQIGSGGADDGGTGDGGADSDDTADGGAQDGGVSGGDSDGDGAAGGAMEEGGYGG is encoded by the coding sequence TTGAGTCACAGGCGAATACCCAAGCGGAAGGCCGTTCTCGCGGGAGCCGGGGCGGTGGGCATCGCCGCGGCGGCGATCCTGCTGCCGCAGGCCAATGCCTCGCAGGACGGAGCGGGGGAGCAGGCGGGCTCGCCGAGAAAGATGAGCGCCGCCTCAGCCGCGGGACTCGTTCAGCGGCTCGGCAAGCAGCTCGGCGACTCCTACGGCGGTGCCTACTACGACGCGGACAAGCAACAGCTCGTCGTCAACGTCGTAGGCGACGACAACAAGGCCGACGCCGATGTCGAGAGGGCCGGCGCCGTTGCGCGCAGCGTGCAGAACAACCTCTCCGCACTCGCCTCCGCGATGAACTCTCTCCGCGGCAAGGCGTCGGTCCCGGGCACCGCCTGGGCCGTCGACCCCAGGACGAACCAGATCCTGGTCACCGCCGACCGTACGGTCACCGGTGAGCGTTGGGACACAGTGGATAACGCCGTCCGCGCGCTGGGCGACGGCGTCGCCCGCATCCAGAAGTCGAAGGGGGAGTTCAAGCCCTTCATCGAGGGCGGGGACGCCATTTTCGGCGGCGGCTCGCGCTGCTCGCTCGGGTTCAATGTCACGACCCAGGACGGCCGGCCCGGCTTCCTGACGGCAGGACACTGCGGCGTCGCCTTCGAACAGTGGTCCGAGCAGCAGAACGGCCAGCCGATCGCGACGGTACAGGAAGCCGTCTTCCCGGGTGCGGGCGACTTCGCACTCGCGACCTACAACGACCCGAACGCCCAAGCCCCGAGCGCTGTGGACGTCGGAGACGGCCAGACCGTAGAGATCAAGCAGGCGGCCGATGCGGCGGTCGGCCTGCAGGTGTTCCGCATGGGCAGCACGACCGGTCTTCGGGACGGCCAAGTGACCGGCCTCAACGCCACCGTCAACTACCCCGAGGGCACAGTCTCTGGGCTCATCCAGACCGATGTCTGCGCGGAGCCCGGCGACAGCGGCGGTGCCCTGTTCACCCGGGACGGAAGCGCGATCGGCCTCACATCGGGTGGCAGCGGCGACTGCACCTCGGGCGGGGAGACGTTCTTCCAGCCGGTGACGACCGCGCTGGACGCCGTCGGCGCCCAGATCGGCTCGGGCGGTGCCGACGACGGTGGCACCGGGGACGGCGGTGCCGACAGCGATGACACCGCGGACGGCGGTGCTCAGGACGGTGGCGTCAGCGGCGGTGACAGTGACGGCGACGGTGCCGCCGGCGGTGCCATGGAGGAGGGCGGCTACGGGGGCTGA